In Mobula birostris isolate sMobBir1 chromosome 2, sMobBir1.hap1, whole genome shotgun sequence, the genomic stretch gacaataggtgcaggagtaggtcattcagccctttgagccagcaccaccattcactgtgatcattgctgatcatccacaatcagtacccttttcctgccttctccccatattgcttcactccgctatctttaagagctctatctcttttttgaaagaatccagagaattggcctccactgccttctgtctTCCCCACCATTCAATTGTGGCTAATGGACTttccctctaaaccccattctgctgccttctacTTGTCAGCCTTGCACGATTATTAATCAATAATGCACCACTTACTTATAGACCCTTACACTGCTGGTGTTTTTGGATAGCTATGAAGACCTCCATCTCTTTCTTTCCTTGGCCATCTCCTCTATTGTGCTCCACGTGAGGTTCAGCGTCTTCATGTGTGCTTTTGCAGTACAGCGCGTTTATTTTTGGTTTGCTGCATCTCCTCCACCCTTCGGGGGCCAGGAATACAATCACTCCAGAAGAGAACAAATCTTCAGTGCTGTTTCATTTACAATTttgttttgaccagtcagggtttgTTTCAATTTGTgccttggggtacttggaggcacaggataaaataagccatagtcgGCATGGTTTGCTTAAGGAAATATCTTGCCTGGGAAATCTATTGGAATTTAAGACCAGAGGTCAGAGtctagaatagaggggcatcctttcagaaGAGGAGTAATTTATTTTGTtagagagtggggaatctgtggaattcgttgccacaggtagctgtggaggccaagtcattgggtatatttttaagacagaggttgatagattctcattcagacagggcatgaaaggatataggGAGACTACAGAAGATtaaggttgagaggaaaaatggatttaTGATGgtgaaattgcagagcagactcaataggacAAAGAGCCAATTTCTGCTCCTATTATGATCTATTTTACTgtcacttaccttcatatttcatcttatctttctttattgcttttttttagaTGGCATCTGTTGGTTTGTAAAGCTtgattcccactaatttttaccaCATTTTATGTCCtcccttttgtttttatgctgtctttgacttcctttgccaGCCAcaattgcctcatcctccctttagaatatttcttcatctttgggatgtatctatcctgtgccttttgCATTGGACCCAGAAACTCCACCCATTGCTGCTGTTCTGTTATTCTGCTAGTGTGTAATTCCAGTCAACTGTGGACAGCTCCTCCCTTTTGCCTCCGTCGTTCCCTTTTCTCCACTATAATACGGAtacactggagagagtgcagaagaggttcaccaggatgctttcTGGTTCAGAGGCATGAGCTACTGCGTAAGGAGAGTTCGGACAATCGGGTTGTTTTGTCTGAAGTGGAGGAGGCTCAGGCGGATAAGATTATGGGAAACATAATAGAGTTGATAGTTGGTATATTTGGGtcaaaatatctaataccagagagctTGCATttagagagatgaggagaaatttctttagccagctggttgtgattctgtggaattcactgccatggaTGGGCTCAGAGGCCAAGTTATCAAGTTTATTAAAAGAGGTTGATCAGTGTAAGgacgtgaaaggttatggggagaaggcagaaaaatgaggttgagaaggaaaataaaagacacTGGGACAGGTACACAAAAAGGAAACTTTAGAGGGAGACAGGTCAGGCATAGACAGATGAGATAGACTCAGGTGGGGATTCTTGGCCAGCACAGAGAAGTGGAGCTGATGGGTTTGTTTTCCACTCTTGGGTACGTTTGAGTACGTTTTACAAAAAATACATTTCAGTTCAaaataaatctattatcaaaatgTGTTGGGACTTTCTGAAGGAGATTCCCCTTCACACTCCCCTCCTACTACTTCACCATCTACCTTACCCTCCATACCCACAACTGCATGTGTttgttgtgtgtgagagacctGTCAATCCCCTCCACCCTCCATCAACGATGCCCCTTGTGCCCCAACACAGTCACCCTCCTGCACACACAATCTTCGCCAgctcaaattttttaaaaatcttacaccctccctcctgcaccaactccttagccacgtgttaaattGTATAACCTTCATGTTACTggtacgtggcacaggtagcaatcgagatcacagccctggatgTGCTGTCCTTTATTTTAGCATCTCACTCCCTGAGCAGAACCTCATTACTCTACCTGCCCATATCATTGGCATCCACATGGACCATGTCCTTCGGTGTTCACCTTCCTTAAGAATGCTGGACACTGTACCAGAGATGTCCCGGACCCTAGCACactggaggcaacataccattctgaAATAGCGATGTCACCCACAGAATATCTAGACTGTTTCCTTAACTAATGTATCACTTACCAAAACAGGTCAACTCTCTCCCCCGCCCCACCCGCCAGACTCACAGAGCCAGACATCCAATGGCTATGACATTTCTCTACTAGGTCACTCCCACTCCAACAAGTGAGATACCAGTTGCTGAGGGGGatgaccacaggggtactcttcAATGGCTGTTTAACACCTTTCCTTtttctgtcacccagtttcctgtgtgcaactacctctctatatgtcatatctatcaccccagAAGCTTCCTGAATGACCCATTCATTCAGTTCCAGCTTCAACTCCTTTACGCAGATTGTTGAAGCTACAACTGGATCTACTTctcgcaggtgtagtcatcagggacactgaaggTGTCTCCTCCTTTCCACATCCCACAGGAGTCATCCCTACTGTTCTCACTGAGCAACTGTAAAGAGGGGGACAAAAAAAATCTCTATCTTCAGCTTAATTATACCTTCTCTAACTGATTGCagggtggagcttaggagacgATGGTGCCTAACGGCAATTCCTTTGCTTGattcttcagaaacagctccattTCTATCTTtactatctctatttttccctttcaactttcttttgaagaccctaacctggAGTTATATGCTGatttcagttctttgtgggaatgggacccgctctcagggtctcacgactggccattattcgatgtaccaaggatgtggcctagaagactagcgcgCCTTCAAGGTTttgggatttcgtggctctggaggcaggcggaCTCGAGGTCAGTGTCTCCGCAGGAATCTGGTATGTGATGGGAGTACCCagaagattgaaagcagcaaACTGGCTGCTGGTTGTGTGCCCAGAGGCCCgaattctttgggcacagagcttggaaaaagcgacgcaacagacttttaacatcataaatcagtgagttgtttgttatgtctcccctctcgctgtgaaacagggacagtgtgtgtgtgtgtgtgtgtgtgtgtgtgtgtgtgtgtgtgtgtgtgtgtgtgtgagtgagtgagtgagtgagtgagtgagtaagtgagagagagagagagagagagagagagagagagaaagagagagagagaaagaaagaaactgtcctatgttgaattactgggtgaatgagtagcctttggggtactgcaagtctgtgtctttattaatgctttgctgcatgtttgAGTGCTCATGGGGggcaccgatgcttttttttgctggtaagGGAGGGGAAGAGGTCGTTGCTTTGCTTCAGCTTACACTCGGGAGGGGGGAGCtgtggggggggctttggggttctaacatttaactgtcattcattctttggggcactcctctgttttcgtggatggctgcgaagaaaaagaatttcaggatgcatactttacacatttctctgacattaaatgtacctttgaatgcTCTCCTCACTGAAACTTCGAAGAGCTAACACCTCAAAATCTCCACCCCGACTCTGTTCACTCTGACACTGGCTGCCCCACTTGCTCCTGCCTAACTTTAAGTTCTTCTTGCTAGTCAATCCCAAATGTTGAGTGGACACTGCTCAAACCTCCAACAAAAAACTGCATGAGCTGCTGCCTTTAATACTCGATCATAGGCcattttcctcaagggaaaatcttgcctgacaaatctgttggaattctttgaaaaagtaacaagcaagatagataaaggagaattggttgatgttgtgtacttggattttcagaaggcctttgacaaggtgccacaactgaggctgcttaacaagctatgagcccatggtattacaggagagattctggcgtggataaagcagtggctgattggcgggaggcaaagagtgggaataaaagaagcctttcctggttggttgccagtgactggtggtgttccacaggagtctgtgttgggactgattctttttatgttatatgtcaatgacttggataatggaattgatagctttgttgcaaagtttgcagatgatatgaagacaggtagttttgaggaagtagagaggctacagaaggacttagacagattagaagaatgggcaaagaaatggcagatggaatacagtgtcaggaagcatatgctcatgcactttggtagaagaaatgaaagggttgacttttttctaaatggagagaacaacaaaaatctgaggagcaaagggacttggggagtccatatgcaggatttcctaaaggttaattggcAGGCTGAGcccatggtgaggaaggcaaatgcaatgttagcatgcatttcaagaggtctattaaaaacaaggatgtaatgttggaatgtataaagcactggtgaggcctcacttaagagtattgtgtgcagattattttagaaaggatgtgctgaaactggagagggttcaaaagaggttcacaaaaatgtttccaggacttaatggcttgtcatacgaagagcatttgatggctctgagcctgtattcactagaactcagaagaatgaggggtgatctcattgaaatctatcgaatggtggAAGGCCTTTAGATAAGAGTTgaagtggaaaggatatttcctgtggcgggagagtctaagacagagcatcagaatagaagtgtgtccttttagaatggagataaggaggaatttctttggacagagagttgtgaatctgtggaattctttgccacacgcagctgtgaaggccaattctttatgtatattaaagacaaattcttgattgttcagggtatgaagggatacggggacaAGACAggaaactggggctgagaggaaaattggatcagccatgatgaaatgatggaacagactcaatgggttacaaggcctcattctgctcctatatctatggtCTATCTCTAGTGTGAACTTGCTCATGTAGTTTCaagtcagatgactgagtgaatctcttcccacaatctgaggtgaatggtttctccccagtgtgaactaactggtgCTTTTGTAGCgtggatgactgaatgaatctcttcccacattcagagcaggtgaacggcctctccccagtgtgaactcgttcaTGTCTCTGTAGGGTAGATGAGTGAGCGAatgtcttcccacattctgagcaggtgaacggcctctccccagtgtgaattcgctggtgcgaCAAAAGGttgaatgactgagtgaatcccttcccacattcagagcaggtaaacggcctctccccagtatgaactcgccGGTGCCTCTGTAGCTTGGATGAGtctgtgaatcccttcccacatacaGAGCAGGCGAACAGCTTCTccacagtgtgaactcgctgatgtacttttAAGTCAGACGACCGAGTGAactccttcccacagtctgagcaggcgaatggtttctccccagtgtgaactcgctgatgtacttttaagccagatgaccgagtgaaatccttcccacagtctgagcagatgaatggtttctctccagtgtgaactaactgatGGGTCAGTAGATGAGACGACAaagtgaatcttttcccacagtctgagcagatgaacggtttctccccagtaTGAAAGCGCTGATGTGCATTCAGTTCAGATGaccgaatgaatcccttcccacagtatgAGCAagtaaacggcctctccccagtgtgaactcgctgatgtattttcaagtcagatgaccgagtgaatctcttcccacattcagaacagctgaacggtttctccccagtgtggactcgctgatgtgcattcagttgagatgaccgagtgaatgccttcccacagtctgagcaggtgaatggtttctccccagtgtgaattcgctgatgttccttcagttgagatgaccgagtgaatgccttcccacagtctgagcaagtgaacggtttctccccagtgtgaattcgctggtgtagCTTCAGTTGGAATGAGtgagtgaatgccttcccacagtctgagcaagtgaatggtttctccccagtgtgaaccagCCAGTGTCTCCGTAGCTTGGATGAGTctgtgaaccccttcccacattcagagcaggtgaacggcctctcccccgtGTGAACCAGCCGGTGTCTCTGTACCTTGGATGAGtctgtgaatcccttcccacattcagagcaggtgaaaggcctctccccagtgtgaacccgctgatgtactttcaagtcagatgaccaagtgaactccttcccacagtctgagcagctgaacggCATCTTCTCAGTGTGAACTCACTGAGGTtcgttcagttgagatgactaaATGAACCTATTTCTacattcagagcagatgaatggccatGGCACAGTGTGAACTTGTTGGTGTCTCTGTAGCGTGGTTGTGTGTGTGAATATCTTCCCATAGTCTGAGCAACATCCTCTCACAGATGAAATTTCTCATATAGCTTTAGCATCAATGACAGAATGAATTGTTCATTAGGTGGTGTGAACTTGATGTATCTTCAGGCTGGTCGACAGAGAAGATCCCCTCCCACAGAGAAGGCAAATGGCCTTTCCCCACTGTGAACTCCCCGTTGTGACTGCGAGTAGGCTGTGAATAAATTCCTTCCCACTGGTGTGTTCTCAGCACCCGGTTCAGGTAGATTTCACCGAGTTACaacagaaaacttcatttcagacACAAAGTACCTTTCCAGCTGGGATGAAATACCTCTTTATCTCCAAGGATCGACAACATTAATATCGTTTTGCAAGGAAATATCTAGTCACTCCTTAAATATCCAGACAGAGACTGTAAATCTGACGTGTTGTTGTGTTTGGGATTCCCATATACTAATTTTCTGCCTTTTCCAACCTGTAAAAATATTAATGGGTAAAAGAGAATATTTCACATGAGATTTTACTCTGTGGTGAGCTCTGACATCACATTGTTACAAAGTTCAACTCAAGCTGCAGGAACCCCCCTCATCTTCTAACTGGACGCAGACCAGGTCATTAAATTCCCTGTCTGTATTAGAATGGTGCATTTCTGTCTTTCATCAATCTGTGACTTGGTTCAGTTTGTCTCTCTCCATTGGCATTATTTGAAGTTCTGGTCATGTACCACAGCACTATAAAGAGCACTTGTTATAACATGTCCAATCCTGGAAATTTTCTAATTACTCTGATCCCCTAACAACAGGTGATTGGTGGTGATTAACTGaccgatggcaatgccaatgaatatgaaggggagGGCAGTAGTCTTTCTCATTGGAGTGTGGCACTTTTGTGATGTGAAAGTTACAGGTCACTTGTTACCCAAGGCAAATGATTTTGATATCATTATGTGCCCATAGAGAATGCTACAGAACATATTCTCACAGTTAGAAAGGTCCAGATTAAGAGGAGGTAAAAAGGTGATTTTCCCAAGTACTAAAGCTGATGGAAGAATTTGATCTTTTTTCCCTTGCAGCACTAATTGACATTTTCATTGACTGGAAGGTAAATTCTTCATCCGCGATTAACTCGGAACCATATTTTTATTCAGAGTTTCTAATCCTTGGACTCACATAGCTGGAGCTCGGCAGCGTTTGGGAAACCTATCCGCTCCCAGATCCTCCGACTgtgcttccaagcaccctaaGGACTGGCAGGGAATGCGCTGGTACTGTCACCATCGGCTCTCTCTTTATCCAGAAGCCCCCACGAATGAAAACCCCTTCTATGTGGCACCGACAGACCCAGTGATGCGCATGCGCCGCAAAAATGACGTCAACACTTTTGCTCATCTGCTGGAAGCTTCCCTGGACCAAGCTACGGATTGTGAGTCTGACAAAGAGGGAAAGAATTGGAACTATCGCGGGGTACAAGACCACAGTGTGTCCGGAGGTCACAGTAATTCTCCCTCAGTCACAGTTCGGTCGCCCGTGCCCTGAGTAGTGCCCTTACCTGCAGCCGAACCCGCTGAGACTCACGTTCTCTGAGCACGTAAGCGACATCCGGGAACGTCACGCATGCGCATTTGATCGCCTAGGCACGGTCGGCGAATTCTGAAGCGCGGAAGTTTCTGGGTAATATGTCTGCAATTAGTGGATGGTTAAGTAACGCGCCCCTAGTACCTTTAACCCAGCAAGCTACCACAAATAATACTCTCAATATTAACTGGTATGCCGTGTGTCAAATGTCAAAGTACAACCTACTTACAAATGCGGATAtaaaacacgagattctgcagatactggaaatacgGCGaaaaatactgggggaactcagcagatcagggagcATCTCTAGGCAGAGGAATACACGGTAAAGGGTCTctgctcaaaatgtcgactgtttattcccttctataggtactgcctgacccgctgagttcctccaacattttgcagaAATGATCAGTTTCCAATGTTGCTGATCTTTAATTTGTATTAGATGtccagaggatttttcctatggtgggggagtctaagaccagaggatacagcttcGGATTAGAGGggcgttcttttagaatggagataaggtgcaatttctttggccagagagtggaaTTTGGTGCCATGGGCaactggaggccaggtcattgcatatacttaaggcagaggttgatagattcttgatttgacagggcatgaagggatacagggagaaggtaggagattagggctgggagggaaaatggatcagccacggtgaaatggtagagcagcctcgattctgatcctatatcttatggtaccCATATACTCCTGCTCCAATTCCCAACTCTTGCTCCCCGTAAATTctggtcccctcctctttctggGTCCCCAAAGCCCTGACCTGTGCTGGGCCTCCATTGTTGCCTTTAATACTCAGGCAGTGTCTCGATCTGGAAGTATAAATGGTCTTGTCATCTTgtagtaatcagaatcaggtttattatcactggcatgtgacatcaaatttgttaacttggcagcagcagttcagtgcaatacataatctagcagggaaaaataataataaataaaataagaagaataaataaacaagaaaatcaattac encodes the following:
- the LOC140188587 gene encoding uncharacterized protein — its product is MPFSCSDCGKEFTWSSDLKVHQRVHTGERPFTCSECGKGFTDSSKVQRHRLVHTGERPFTCSECGKGFTDSSKLRRHWLVHTGEKPFTCSDCGKAFTHSFQLKLHQRIHTGEKPFTCSDCGKAFTRSSQLKEHQRIHTGEKPFTCSDCGKAFTRSSQLNAHQRVHTGEKPFSCSECGKRFTRSSDLKIHQRVHTGERPFTCSYCGKGFIRSSELNAHQRFHTGEKPFICSDCGKRFTLSSHLLTHQLVHTGEKPFICSDCGKDFTRSSGLKVHQRVHTGEKPFACSDCGKEFTRSSDLKVHQRVHTVEKLFACSVCGKGFTDSSKLQRHRRVHTGERPFTCSECGKGFTQSFNLLSHQRIHTGERPFTCSECGKTFAHSSTLQRHERVHTGERPFTCSECGKRFIQSSTLQKHQLVHTGEKPFTSDCGKRFTQSSDLKLHEQVHTRDRP